Proteins found in one Acomys russatus chromosome 31, mAcoRus1.1, whole genome shotgun sequence genomic segment:
- the Ccdc59 gene encoding thyroid transcription factor 1-associated protein 26: MRLVWAIDGFGLVTSYVSAPLWVGQPRRRKMASGRPPSKWRTGGFAERGERDPQVGSGKQNGKRRTWRPNHQQAFLGSVREGQGFAFRRKLKIQQNYKKLLWKVNKAPASQESQFTDRYPEHLKHLYLAEEERLRKQQRKVVLPLSEEVDCPLPGEEGDTEPTLSEEQSSVYQPQPEQLSTVNSVTIPKKKKKKTSNQKAQEEYEQVQAKRAAKKFEFEMRKQEREEAQRLYKKKKMEAFKILSKKTKKGQPNLNLQMEYLLQKIQENS, encoded by the exons ATGCGCTTAGTTTGGGCGATTGATGGCTTCGGCCTGGTGACGTCTTATGTCAGCGCCCCATTGTGGGTCGGTCAACCCAGGAGGCGCAAGATGGCGTCGGGGAGGCCGCCTTCCAAGTGGCGGACCGGAGGATTTGCGGAGCGTGGGGAAAGGGATCCTCAGGTCGGATCCGGGAAACAGAATGGGAAACGCAGGACCTGGCGGCCTAACCACCAGCAAGCCTTTCTGGGGAGCGTGCGCGAGG GACAAGGTTTTGCATTTCGGAGAAAACTGAAGATCCAGCAAAATTACAAGAAATTGCTGTGGAAAGTAAACAAGGCACCAGCGTCCCAGGAATCCCAGTTCACGGATCGTTACCCAGAGCACCTGAAACACCTCTATCTGGCTGAAGAAGAGAGGCTcaggaaacagcagagaaaagTTGTCCTGCCTTTGTCAGAGGAAGTTGACTGTCCTTTGCCTGGAGAAGAGGGCGACACTGAGCCGACTCTGTCTGAAGAACAGTCTAGTGTTTACCAGCctcagccagaacagctgagtacAGTAAA TTCTGTGACtattccaaagaaaaagaaaaagaaaacttcaaaccAAAAGGCACAAGAAGAGTATGAACAAGTACAAGCAAAACGTGCTGCTAAGAAATTT GAATTTGaaatgagaaagcaagagagagaagaagctCAAAGGCtctacaaaaagaagaaaatggaagcttTTAAAATACTGAGCAAAAAGACTAAAAAGGGCCAGCCGAATCTGAATTTACAGATGGAGTATCTTCTTcagaaaatacaggaaaacagTTAA